A DNA window from Falco peregrinus isolate bFalPer1 chromosome 8, bFalPer1.pri, whole genome shotgun sequence contains the following coding sequences:
- the LOC129785011 gene encoding sterile alpha motif domain-containing protein 1-like: MAMDADHQDRCRTRERQERRRKRGPIPPRPAPPPPLAAYLRRDAEPHSRAPRAQQRRRPPGAKRGAAALLLLMAAEAGQRPRGAAEAAPGSAPHRCLAGSGAARQLPLPPPPPPPLLRRAAQWLQRRRPTPAILGARPGGAGTRRARLIAVETCALEQTYLTVPQVKSRGSSRRPAEPSHPAGLGGLGSPPAPAALPPLSEPAARPQHWLTFCYFRELNHTH, translated from the exons ATGGCGATGGACGCAGACCATCAAGATCGCTG CCGCACCCGGGAGCGCCAGGAGAGGCGGCGGAAACGGG GACCCAtcccgccccgcccggcgcccccgccgccgctcgccgcttaCCTGAGGCGGGACGCCGAGCCCCACAGCCGCGCCCCCCGCGCTCagcagcgccgccgcccgcccggggccaagcgcggcgccgccgccctcctcctcctcatggCCGCCGAGGCGGGACAGCGGCCCCGAGGCGCGGCCGAGGCTGCGCCGGGCTCGGCTCCGCACCGCTGCCTCGCCGGGTCGGGAGCCGCGCGTCagctgccgctgccgccgccgccgccgccgcctctccTCCGGCGCGCCGCCCAATGGCTGCAGCGGCGGCGCCCGACTCCCGCGATACTTGGGGCTCGGCCCGGCGGAGCGGGGACGCGGCGAG CTCGGTTAATCGCTGTGGAGACGTGTGCCCTGGAGCAGACGTATCTCACCGTTCCTCAGGTAAAATCCCGGGGAAGCAGCCGCCGCCCGGCAGAGCCCTCGCacccggcggggctggggggttTGGGGTCACCCCCGGCCCCAGCGGCCCTGCCGCCCCTCTCAGAACCAGCAGCACGTCCTCAGCACTGGCTGACATTCTGTTACTTTCGGGAGCTAAATCACACGcattag